One part of the Sarcophilus harrisii chromosome 5, mSarHar1.11, whole genome shotgun sequence genome encodes these proteins:
- the LOC100921885 gene encoding olfactory receptor 1D2-like, producing the protein MDGRNQTSVSEFLLLGFSDQPEQHKLLFGLFLWMYMVTMVGNLLIVLVIISDSHLHTPMYLFIANLSFNDMCFISTSIPKMLVNIHRQNKAISYAGCLTQIYFLFLFVTLDNFILAMMAYDRHIAICFPLHYSTIMSPRLCLLMFIAAFLVTQFYSLLHTLLLHQLSFCADNRISHIFCEIYALLTLSCSTTHLNEIIIYTLGTVLFLSPLSFILVSYVYIISAVLKVPSASGRWKAFSTFSSHLSVVTLFYGTLVTVYLRPSSTHTAKDSAATVMYAVVTPMLNPFIYSFKNQDIKGALSKIVWNMRSSLGVRGL; encoded by the coding sequence ATGGATGGAAGAAACCAAACCAGTGTCTCTGAATTCCTCCTTCTTGGATTTTCTGACCAACCGGAACAGCACAAGTTGCTCTTTGGACTCTTCTTGTGGATGTACATGGTCACCATGGTTGGGAATCTGCTCATTGTCCTGGTCATTATCTCTGACTCTCACCTCCACACTCCCATGTACCTCTTCATTGCCAACCTCTCATTCAATGATATGTGtttcatttctacttccattCCCAAGATGCTGGTAAATATCCATAGACAAAATAAAGCCATCTCCTATGCTGGATGTCTCACACAgatctattttttgtttctatttgtcaCTCTGGATAATTTCATCCTCGCCATGATGGCATATGACCGCCATATAGCCATCTGTTTTCCACTCCACTACTCCACAATCATGAGCCCTCGGCTCTGCCTCCTGATGTTTATCGCGGCCTTCCTCGTCACTCAGTTTTATTCCTTATTGCACACCCTTCTCCTTCATCAGTTGTCCTTCTGTGCTGACAATAGAATCTCTCACATTTTCTGTGAGATTTATGCCCTCCTTACCCTCTCCTGTTCTACCACCCATCTTAATGAGATCATTATTTACACATTGGGAACAGTATTATTCCTATCTCCCCTTTCATTTATCTTGGTGTCCTATGTGTACATCATCTCAGCAGTCCTCAAGGTCCCATCAGCCAGTGGGAGGTGGAAGGCCTTCTCCACCTTCAGCTCCCACCTTTCTGTAGTGACTTTATTCTATGGGACTCTAGTCACCGTCTACTTGCGGCCCTCATCGACACATACAGCCAAGGACTCTGCAGCCACTGTGATGTATGCTGTGGTGACGCCCATGCTTAACCCATTCATCTACAGTTTCAAGAACCAGGACATAAAGGGAGCCCTAAGCAAAATTGTGTGGAATATGAGATCTTCGCTAGGTGTCAGAGGGCTATAG